In the Telopea speciosissima isolate NSW1024214 ecotype Mountain lineage chromosome 6, Tspe_v1, whole genome shotgun sequence genome, CTTAAGACAGTCTCTTACAGCCTTGTTATTAATGGTGCGATCAAGGGGAAGGTGGTCCCCTTTAGGGGGATCCGCCAAAGAGATCCTCTATCCCCAGCCCTCTTCATTCTCTGTTCACAGGCTTTAAGTGCAGTTATAGCCCATGTTGAGCAACAGGGCCTGATTAATGGGATCAGGGTCAAGAACAGATCTGAGCCGATGACACATCTTCTCTTCACAGATGATTGCTGCTTGTTCTTTGAATTGAAGCTTGAGGAAGTGTGCAGCTTGAAAGATTGTGTGGACCTTTACTGCAGGGCGAGTGGTCAAGCCATTAATTTCAAGAAGTCCTCAGTGTCCTTTAGCCTGAACATGGCTATGCGCTTTAGAAGGTGGTTTTCTCTCATCCTCAAGGTTTCTTACATAAAAGGGCCATCGAAGTACCTGGGGTTACCTACTGACTTTGGGGTGTCTGAGGCAGCTCTCTTCCAAGAACTTGCAGATAAGGTGGGGCAGCGGTTCTCAGGTTGGAAGAATTGGTTATTATCACATGCAGGGAAGGAGATCATGCTCAAGTCCGTTGCCCTCTCAATGGGAAACTATGCCAACTCCCACTTTAAGTTACCGGCTTCTCATCACTCTCAGATTCGCAAGGAGGCCACGAGTTTCTTTTGGGGGGATGGTTCTGATAAGCAGAAGATTCACTGGATTGCCTGGCATAGGTTATGCAGATCTAAAGATAATAGTGGTCTTGGTTTTCGAGATCCAGAGCTTCAGAATAAGGTGCTTCTTTCCAGAATGGCCTGGAGACTTTGGAATGAGCTTGACTCAATGTGGGGGAGGTTTATGAAGGCGATTTACTTTCCCAAAGGAGACTTCCTTTCGGTGCGATTGGGAGCACATCCGTCATGGGCTTAGAGGAGTCTTTTGGAGGGCCGAAAGGTTCTTAAAGCTGGGCTTCTATGGAGAATAGGGGGTGGGGAGAATATACAAATTTGGACTGATAACTGGGTACCTTCCTTACCCAATTTTCGACTGCAATACCCCCCTATTGAAGCTAATCCTCCGAGTTTGGTAGCTGAGTTGATCGACCACTCTAGTAAGAAGTGGAGGGATGATATTCTTTCCAAAATTTTTCATCCCAGTGATAAGGAAGCCATTATAAAAATCCAGTTGAGCCTCTTCCCTAGAAGTGATTGCTTGAAGTGGGGAGCAGCGAAGAATGGGTAGTTTTCAGTCAAGAGTGCTTACCACCTCCTCTATAATCaaagggaggaaaaagaactctcCAAACCCTAATCTGCGAAGATTCATTCTTGGGACATGGTGCCGAAGTCGGTGTGGAAAGTGATTTGGTCGAGTAATACCCTTCCTAAGATTAAAGCCTTTCTTTGGAGGGCTTGTGCAGGGGGTTTGGCTTCGGCTGCTGCGTTATATCAATGCTAGATTCCAGTTGACACTAGGTGTCGCAGATGTGGAGATCACGAGGAAACGGTGGACCATATTCTCCTCCAATGCACGTTCGCAAGGGCTGTTTAGTTCGGGTGTAACTTGCATTCCCTGACAGATTGTGGGGGTAATCCTTTGAGCATTTATCAGTTTATTTGGGCTTGGCATTCCCTTGCGGAGCGTGACAAGTCCCTTTACAAGGAGGTAACGACCCTTTGCTGCTTTGTGTTGTGGTATATTTGGACCTCTAGGAATGATCTCCTATTTGGTAGCAAAGCTTGGACTGGAGAGGAGGTTATTCGGGCTGCTCAGAAGGCGAGTGCTGAGTTTTTGGAAGCTTCATGCTCTTATCGGCTTTCTCATGCCCCTGCCCATACGCCCTCGCATGTTTCTTAGTCCCCTCCTCCACCGGGTGCTTTCAAGCTAAATTGTGATGCATCTTTCGACCCGGGGTCGAGGCGCAGTGGCATCGGTTTCGTGATTAGAGACCATCTAAGGAGGAGCTGTTTTGCGGTCTCCAATCCCATCCCCTTTAGCGATATTCAGGTTGGGGAGGCATTGGCGATTAGGTAAGGGCTGGTGGAAGCTATTTCAGAAGGATCTCTCTCAATTACGGTTGAATGCGATAACCTTGGTGTTATCTCTTACCTTTTGGATCTGTTGAAGCCCCTTGATCTTAGTATTTTGCCTATTGTAGAGGACATTAGGCATATCTCCTCTTACTTTGAtgattgtattttttcttatattccAAGGGCTGCTAATTCTATAGCAGACTGCCTTGCCAGGAGGGCCCTATCCGTTTCGGGAAGGATGGTTTGGCCCAATTCCGATCCCTTGTTTTCTAAAGTTTCAAGTTCGGATTCAAGGAGTGTTTCCCGGTCTTTGGAATAAAATtctcattcaccaaaaaaaagaagaagctgcatctctctctcatgtATTAGTGTCTCCCCATCCCCTTGAGTGTACCGCTGGCCATTATACCAACAAGAATCATCCAGAGGGCTCCTTTGCGaaccctatgtctatctctcccaAGAGCCCTGTCTCTCCTGGCTCTTCTCAAGTCAGTTTCCAACCCAATCGAGGATACCCTGgaccaaaataaaaggaaacgTATGTATAAAGAGTTGAATTCTGATGCAGTAGAAATGGAAGCCTTTAGCAATTTTCTATGGATTTATTATCCCAGTTTAGAGACCCGGCAACTATGTCTGAGAGGATGTGAGCCATGATGTGTGAGATGGTGACTGAGACAGAGTTCCGTCACTCTTCTCTTCAGAAGAAAACTATCAAAGTTGTGAAGATGATGGTCATGGCTTGAAGGAAAAGGGAACTCCGGCTTCTACATCTCAAGTAACTTCTTCCTTTTATCATTTCTCAGTTCATTACgtttttttagtattttatatTGTCTTAGCTGTCTCACACCAATTGCTCTCGTGGAATCATCATGCATTGCTATGTGAATTTAGCTTTGTTTTTCATTACTCTGATTATTTGGTGAGCTGATCTTgttatatttttatgttttcctgAGTGTTGGTTGTCTATTGATGATTTTTTCCTGTTCCATTTGTGTGGTGACTAGCTGTGTTGTTTAGCCatgcttattattttttatcacTATGAAAGTTTGATGTTGTAATATTCGTGGTATTCATTCTCATGTTTCAAAACATGCTTTGCATTAtcattttagaagaaaatatatTGGAAGAAACCTTTTTAATggtcttggttggtttttttttttctcattcaatACATTACCATTAGAGAGCTTTTCAAGGGATGATTTCAACTCATCCACTTGTTTACTAAAGGTCTCATTAGCCTCTTTGAGAGAACCTTTTTCTAAGCTATAGTTTGGAATCTCTTTTTTAGACCTTTATATCTAACACACATTTTTTGAAATTCCAAATATAGTTCATCATAGGTATTTGACAATTCCTCATATGAGGGATTGTCAAGGTTGGGCCTCTGTTATATTCTTAACTCTATTTCTTGTGGCCTATATGGATTATGGTATTTCAAGATGCGTTTAGGATTTAGAAACCAGGGGACTTCAGTAGGGACTATAAGGGCGTGTTTGGTTGAACGTTTCTAAGGAgtcagattttgattttggatcTGATTCATATGAATCTGGTTCGTGTGGATTCGTAGTTGAGAacaaaactgtttggttaccctgagtctgtcagatGGAATCCTTCTGAATCCGTCTATagaactgtttggttaccctgagtctgttagATGGAATCCTTCTGAATCCGTCTATagaactgtttggttaccctgagaaagggaggaggaagaggaggaggaggagaagaagaaagaatcaaGCTTGATAAATAGATTCCAGATCATAGTTTGTGCCTCCCGAGAGATATTACTCTACAGATAGAGacccaagtcatacatcagaaAACAAATATTACATTATGTCCCAGGATAAGACAAATTTTTGGTGAAAGAATAATCAGATTTAATGTTACAAAGAAGCAAGGGTTGCTCTGTTTCAGCTCAAGAGAAGGGGCCGAGGATTGATATTTGTTGACAACATATATACAGCTTAAGGAGATTTTATCAAGATCAGAACGGGTTCCTTGAGAAGGAGATCGAATAGTTGATTTACCAGATCAATGCCATATCTCTCGAAATCAAGTATTTTGACGGTGACATGATTTTCTGCTAATATGGCGGTGGAGCTGATGGGTTACAGGAGCGATGCCTTTGCTGCAATAAGAACAAAGGAGAATGCAATGGAAGAAGCTGCATCTGCGGGGTTACAGAGCGTTGAGAAGCTCATAAAGTTATTATCTCAGTGGCAGCAACAGTTGCATCAACAGCAGCTAGAGCAAGCCCATGCCTcgtcaaaccctaaaaagttgCCATGGAGATTGACATGGATTGCAGAGAGGTTGCAAAGTGAATCtctattttttaacaaaaaaacttaaaatcaATGCAATAAAGAGAAATCTAGCTCGGTTCAACAGAAGATTTCTAAAGAGATGAATGCACAGACTATGATCTTGGTTGGCGgcggaggaggtggtggtgggggtaaCCAcactatttttcttttgccataAAAATAGAGGACATTGAATGACATGTGTAATATACTGTGGATGTAATAAGCTCATTTGCATGTAGCTCTCTCATCATGAAAAGTTGATTTTTAGGTAAGATTTGAACTGGGCCAAACTaagtttctcattttttgagATTTTCTCACATTTccatcccttctttcttttgggcAAAAATTCCCTAGTCTAGTGGTATAAGAAGAATTACAGGTCTTGCACTTATTTGTGCCACATGAAAAGGTGATGTGCccattctgaccattggatagaaaggacATGGTCTAATTAGTcgatcatatgtcaaattttttcCAGTctattcaatcaaataccctcctatGTATTAACATGTAATTGTGTGGATATCCATGCACGCTTATTTGTACTCTAACTACTACTAGATTTCTCCTAATTTTTCAATGCTTGTTTTGCCACTTGATAAATTTATTCGGACTGAAACTTAACATATGATCAAGGGACCTTAGGGTCTACTTGTCCATGAAATTTCAGGTCTATTCAATCTATCACGTGGGAAATATAGGTGTGTATAGGGATATCAAACGGTTGGTTTTGACCGGTCTCGATTGAGCCTTATCGATCATGCACAATTGAGCCAAGACCGTGATGACACTAATTGGTATACAAACCTAAAACCATGATTGGTAGCTAAACAATTGGTTGATAACCAGGGGAAAAAATTGCTCAACCATCGCTATAATTGAAGAAAAACAACTGAAAAAGAGTATATAAAACTTCATCTAATAGGATTCCAATGATGACAGGTCTGCAACACAACATTGAACATATTTACACTTTGAATACAAATTTGCTGAATCTGCCCAGATTTGCCTCGAGAGTGAGCTTCAAAGATGACCCACCATGAGTTATCTCGTTGACATCACATGAGGCTCTAGAGACTAGGAGAATCGGAGGAGATGAGAgttgaataattatcacctccaattcctctaataggggggagtggatcccatctTGGACAGTGTTTTTGGGTaggaggtagggtggtcatttccgcccccatgtgaggaattggagggggacagcaaattggaggggataacgattcgatGAAAGTTAGGGTTTCCACTTTTTGGCTTTATGCAAAAAAGAACgataagaaaagggaaaaaacaagAATTACGATTATAAATAGGTGGTAAAAGAGCAAAATAGGTTAAGAACCCAGGTCAATTTAGGGAATGAACAACTTGAGAATAAAGAGGAAAATGGTGCCGCATCTCCTCCCGTTTGAGTCAAACTTTTGACAAATAAATTTCAGGGAAAAAGAATTTTGTTcgggagtgtgacctacgccagcattcccatgaatctctctctccccccctatgaaaagacacctatgtccccttgttttgaggaggatagagatagatagacacatgggagtgttggcataggccacactcccaaacataaaactacttccctaaattTCAATACCAAAGATCAAGTGTCTAGggttataaaagaaaagaatgagagGAGTATATCACATGAGAAAATACTAACATGCTGGACAATATGCTTTTGCCCCCTGTCATGGCATGGACACCAAGTTCTGTTTAACAATTTAACAATGTCAACCTCCTTTTGCAAGCTCGAAGGACTATTTTACTAAAGTATATTTATGTTCTATACCCATATATCACATGCCCTACTTCCTCTTCCCACAATCTATTTACAAACAATTTGATTCAATCTATGCTAGTTTCTGGAGATGTCATGTAGACCAAAGAAAAAAGTTAGCCCTCAGTCCATAATCATTATTATCCTATAAGCCAAAAGCTCTTAGGGGATTGGGATTTAGACAAAGTCTTACTCATAATGGATCATTCTTGCTAAAATTATGCTGGAGGCTACTCACAGAACCCAATCATTTATGGGTCAAAATTCTAAAGGCCAAATACTTAAATAATGTTAACATTCTTAACGTGTACAGTAGTCTTAAGAAAGACTATTAAGACTATTAGACTTAGAACAACTTAAGGAGTATATTTCCTAATTTTTTACAAAtgatttgttggaaagttggCGAAGGACATAATATCAACATTTGGAAAGATCCTTGGATTCCAATAATCCAAGGGTTTCGTGTTTTCCAATCATTTCATGTACATCCCATGCTTTCTTTAGTCATCAAAGACGCCCTAAAAATGTTGCAGATGCAATTTTAGCAATACCCTTGACGAGGAACCCAGTTCCAGATCAGTTGATAACACCATTCTCAAATCAGGTATCCTCAACACTAAAACTGCAGATCACTATTTGTTCAACCAAAGAATCTAATGTGTGGTAATCCATATGGAAGCTCAATATTGACCCAAAATTTAAGTTGTTCATTTGGGAAGTTTTAAATGGAGGTCTTGcaaataattttaaattaagGAAATTCCTTAATATAGATTGGTGCCCTCTATGCAATAACAAAGTCAAAGCAAATTGGCACATCTTCCTTTCTTGTGGTTTTGCCAGAAGATTTTGGGTTGTAGGGATTTTAGGCCTTCGTAATAAAGATATTAGGGAGAACAACCTCTTTGATACATTCCATAACTTACTACATAGTACTTCAATCACTAAACATGATCAACATCATATTTTGAGCTTAGTACCCATCACATTCTTTTTTGATAGTTAATATCAACttttttaaaagggaaaaagaagaggaatagggAATTTACAAAACCGGACCATAGGTCCACTCTAAATGAATCAAAAGACTAAACCCAAACCACGATTTTGGTTACAAAAGCCCCaacccaagaaaagaaaaaaggggggttTCTAACATAAGAGGACAAGCAAAGCTAAAAAAACAGAGACACCGGGAAACCCGAGGACAACAATCAACCCAATTGACTCCAAGTAACTTGAACACCCCAACTCCTAACCAAGAACAAATTGTAGCCTCTCCTTCCCCTTAAGGGTGATTGCCCATTAGAGCCAATGATATCCCCCTCAAATTCTTTTGCCACCCATAAAGTTTTTGAAACAATATTGGAGATTAAGCGATGCGAAGGGGGGCAAAGACTATGAATATCTCTCCATATGTGACAAGTAAATGAAcactcaaagaagaggtgatttCGAGATTCCAAACTTGCTCAACAGAAGCAACAGAAGGGAGCTACCTGGATCCTCATTTTGTAAAGGCGATCAGCTGTTGGAAGCGCATCAACAATACTCCTCCAAGCTATAAAGGACTGCCGAGGGAAAAGCGAGCAGCATTGGGGCTAGCAgcatttaaaccaaaaaagcgATTCACTTGGTTCCAACAGCAGATCCAAATCAGGGAGCAGAGCCAATCACAGACGTTGATCTTGTCCCACCAATTGAAAATGGCGTTGAAACTACCCTTGATGACCCAGAAAGACCGGTTTGTAGTTGAACCATCTCCGGTGAGAGATTGGTCCACCGAGTAAAAAAAGAAGCACCTTGCCCACTCTGAACCATATTGCTTTAGCCCATACCACCTTGGGAGCCTTCTGGCAAATGAATCCCAAATAGACTTTTAAGAGAGAATCCTTGAGAATCTCACATACTCAATCTCCTTCTAGCTGGAAAGGCAGCCCACACCTGAAGGTAACCACAAATACCAATCACTATAATTGGGGAGAGAATCAACAAGAGCCATCCTATCAAACCTGCAACATAtctaatatgatcattataTCTGTTAAGAAAAACTTTGAAAGCGTGCTAAGGGTCAAGCCAAAGGCGAGTTTTGAGACCATGGCCAAAAAGAAACTGCACATACAGTTCCACCTTATCTCTATACTTTAAAAATTTCTCCATACCCAAGAGCAATTCTGTAGTGGCCTACCTTGTGGACTAACCATTTCACCCAGACTCTCGTTCATCGAACCAATCCACCAAAGTTGCTTGAACATACCTCGCATTCTGCCTTATCCCACCTTCGCCAAATTAATGTTGCATCTTATTTCCTTTGGACGATAGTTTTTGTTCTCCTCTATGTTGATGATGTTGTCATCACTGGCTCTGATGCATGTTTAATCCAAGAAGTACAGGACATGCTTCACAGCCAGTTCCATATTAAAGACCTTGGCCAGCtgaagtactttctagggattgaagttgcctGCTCTAAAGAAGGCTTGTACCTCTGTCAGCACAAGTATGTTCTTGATATTTTGGACGACTTCGGCTACACTGGTGCCCGCCCGACAGATACACCTATggaacaaaatttgaaattatcCAGTGATGATGGTGAAATACTTGTCGATCCAACTCGCTATCGCCTTCTGGTTGGGCGTTTGATCTATCTCACAGTCACTCGCCCAGACATTAGTCACAGTGTTCACATTTTA is a window encoding:
- the LOC122665846 gene encoding uncharacterized protein LOC122665846 → MKKAYDKVEWDFLQSVLLKLGFSEKWVNLVLSCLKTVSYSLVINGAIKGKVVPFRGIRQRDPLSPALFILCSQALSAVIAHVEQQGLINGIRVKNRSEPMTHLLFTDDCCLFFELKLEEVCSLKDCVDLYCRASGQAINFKKSSVSFSLNMAMRFRRWFSLILKVSYIKGPSKYLGLPTDFGVSEAALFQELADKVGQRFSGWKNWLLSHAGKEIMLKSVALSMGNYANSHFKLPASHHSQIRKEATSFFWGDGSDKQKIHWIAWHRLCRSKDNSGLGFRDPELQNKVLLSRMAWRLWNELDSMWGRFMKAIYFPKGDFLSVRLGAHPSWA